From one Pieris brassicae chromosome 5, ilPieBrab1.1, whole genome shotgun sequence genomic stretch:
- the LOC123710024 gene encoding dnaJ homolog subfamily B member 13-like, with the protein MGFDYYGILGVKRSCSQLEIKKAYRRLALKYNPERYDNDDNMRRIFALIGEAYEVLVDHEHRAVYDQYGEEGLKKGVPGPHEYIQPYSYHGEPIRTFEEFFGTTNPYADLLDYYEDPPPMFDSPLGKGYKEKDPTIVRPLALSLEEVYKGGLKKMKIQRLVFTDETCSELKLREKVLSIPIKPGIYPNTEVRFKEEGDQGPTRIPADVVFITEDRPHERFVRSGLSDLLMVRTVTLQEALCGFMIDIRTLDDRILHVKISDVVTPMYEKILEDEGLPVPICPQKAKGNLIIRFQIVFPEYLSKRTKKAFEEAFRVRDEEDEKFAKLKCGTLSTTSFYKL; encoded by the coding sequence atggGATTTGATTATTATGGTATACTCGGCGTGAAGCGTTCATGTAGCCAATTGGAGATCAAAAAGGCATACCGAAGACTCGCCTTAAAATACAATCCCGAAAGATACGACAATGACGACAACATGCGCCGAATTTTCGCCCTCATCGGCGAAGCTTACGAGGTATTAGTCGATCATGAACACAGAGCAGTTTACGACCAATACGGAGAAGAAGGCCTGAAGAAGGGAGTACCAGGGCCCCACGAATACATCCAGCCTTACTCGTATCATGGAGAACCTATACGGACATTCGAAGAGTTCTTTGGCACGACAAATCCATACGCAGACCTTCTAGACTACTATGAAGACCCCCCACCAATGTTCGACTCCCCCCTCGGTAAGGGTTACAAAGAAAAGGACCCCACAATAGTCAGACCTCTTGCTTTATCCCTTGAGGAGGTCTACAAAGGGGGCTtgaagaaaatgaaaatacaaCGCCTAGTCTTCACAGACGAGACGTGTTCCGAGTTGAAGCTGCGAGAGAAAGTCCTATCAATTCCCATAAAGCCAGGCATTTATCCAAACACAGAGGTCCGTTTTAAGGAGGAAGGCGATCAGGGACCAACAAGGATTCCAGCAGATGTCGTCTTCATAACAGAAGATAGACCACACGAGCGCTTTGTCAGGTCAGGGCTGAGCGACCTTCTAATGGTTCGTACCGTTACATTGCAGGAAGCATTGTGCGGTTTTATGATAGACATCAGAACTTTGGATGACAGAATCTTGCACGTTAAAATCTCTGATGTGGTAACACCTATGTACGAGAAGATCTTAGAAGACGAGGGGTTGCCAGTACCCATTTGCCCTCAAAAAGCGAAGGGCAATTTGATAATACGTTTTCAAATAGTGTTCCCGGAATACTTGTCCAAACGTACTAAGAAGGCATTTGAGGAAGCCTTCAGAGTCAGGGATGAGGAAGATGAGAAATTTGCTAAATTGAAATGCGGTACTTTGTCTACGACATCATTCTATAAACTATGA